The following coding sequences are from one Lycium ferocissimum isolate CSIRO_LF1 chromosome 3, AGI_CSIRO_Lferr_CH_V1, whole genome shotgun sequence window:
- the LOC132050019 gene encoding G2/mitotic-specific cyclin C13-1-like encodes MVNEENKASNKRAFDSIATSNENDPVTKKRVVLGELNNNVVGSTQNPNFNETHKSKRKIKLRKDTVKKVVKENVEAEISVNSSPNENLQKCGYAPLIYQHLHSLEVEERRRPLSNYMEKVQNDVTPTMRMILVDWLVEVSEEYKLVSDTLYLAVTYVDRFLSSHVLARERLQLLGVSCMLVASKYEEISPPHVEDFCYITDNTYTREEVVNMERDLLNFLNFEISNPTTKTFLRIFTKAAQDTSSFLTLQFEFLGCYLAELSLLDYICVRFLPSMAAASAIFLSRFTVLPKVRPWNLALQQCTGYKPSELKDCVLVIHELQSGRREAIGRALREKYMDHKYKCVAALHPPDIPACFFDDA; translated from the exons ATGGTCAACGAGGAGAATAAAGCATCCAATAAACGGGCATTTGATTCCATAGCCACATCAAATGAAAATGACCCGGTTACAAAGAAACGGGTCGTGTTGGGTGAGCTGAACAACAACGTTGTCGGGTCGACCCAAAACCCGAATTTCAACGAAACCCACAAGTCCAAACGCAAAATTAAGTTGAGGAAAGATACAGTTAAAAAAGTTGTTAAAGAAAATGTGGAGGCTGAGATTAGTGTTAATTCTAGTCCTAATGAGAATTTGCAGAAATGTGGTTATGCTCCTCTTATTTATCAACATCTTCACTCTTTGGAG GTTGAGGAAAGGAGAAGGCCGTTGTCTAACTACATGGAGAAGGTTCAGAATGACGTGACTCCTACTATGCGTATGATTTTAGTTGATTGGTTAGTGGAGGTTTCAGAAGAGTACAAACTTGTTTCAGACACCCTTTATCTCGCAGTGACATACGTCGACAGATTTTTGTCTTCTCACGTTTTAGCCAGGGAAAGGCTTCAGCTTCTCGGTGTATCTTGCATGCTTGTTGCATC AAAGTATGAAGAGATCAGTCCGCCTCATGTTGAAGATTTTTGTTACATTACAGACAATACATACACCAGAGAAGAG GTAGTAAACATGGAGAGAGATTTGCTCAATTTTCTGAATTTTGAGATCAGTAATCCAACCACAAAAACATTTCTCAG AATCTTTACCAAGGCTGCCCAAGATACTTCTTCT TTTCTAACTTTGCAATTTGAATTCTTGGGTTGTTACCTTGCGGAGCTGAGTTTGTTAGATTATATTTGTGTGCGGTTCTTGCCATCAATGGCTGCTGCTTCAGCTATCTTTCTATCAAGGTTTACAGTCTTGCCTAAAGTCCGCCCATGG AACTTGGCACTACAACAATGTACAGGTTATAAACCATCTGAACTGAAAGATTGTGTTCTCGTAATCCATGAGTTGCAATCTGGTAGAAGGGAAGCAATTGGGCGGGCATTAAGAGAAAAATATATGGATCACAAG TACAAGTGTGTGGCTGCATTACATCCTCCAGATATTCCTGCTTGTTTTTTTGATGATGCTTGA
- the LOC132051025 gene encoding agmatine hydroxycinnamoyltransferase 1-like: protein MNVMVERSRIIKPLYDTNSHLAATHIPLSVFDKVTFDAHIAAIYAYHPPTPPTCVIELGLQKALAIYPEMAGRLGKDENGNSVIFLNDKGVRFIEAKVESALDHSILLKPSPVLLTLHPTFKDEDDVIQIQITRFTCGSMVIGFGIHDQVADGRSVSSFLVAWGRVTRELGVNPLPFRDRTVDTPRSLPFIEYEHEGAEFMSKRVKIEYLLDETLQIQKDVVVENFHFTQEFLTKLKAIASSKNVQDKPYSTFQSLVAHLWRVMTRARNLHGSETTLIRIAIDGHMRLIPRASDEHFGVLWALPTAKVEDLLCEPLPHATKLIHDAIIKVKKDYFRSIVDFADDEAIEGDLIPTTNTNKPIFLPDLEVESWLSFPAHNLDFGTGGPFSFMPSFYSVEGMILLVPSSTREGGIDAFIPLLKDNLPTFRKFCYAIDFMQPD, encoded by the coding sequence ATGAATGTTATGGTAGAAAGATCAAGAATCATCAAGCCTTTATATGACACAAATTCTCATCTAGCAGCAACGCATATTCCCCTTTCGGTCTTTGATAAAGTCACTTTTGATGCTCATATCGCAGCAATCTATGCATAtcacccacccaccccaccaACCTGCGTCATTGAATTAGGACTCCAAAAAGCTTTAGCCATTTATCCGGAAATGGCAGGAAGACTAGGCAAAGATGAAAATGGTAATTCTGTCATTTTTCTCAATGATAAGGGTGTTAGATTTATTGAAGCTAAAGTGGAGAGTGCACTTGATCATTCAATACTCCTCAAGCCTTCACCTGTTTTGCTTACCTTACACCCTACCTTTAAAGATGAGGATGATGTGATACAAATTCAAATCACTAGATTCACTTGTGGTTCCATGGTTATTGGATTTGGAATCCACGACCAAGTGGCGGATGGCCGTTCCGTCAGTAGCTTTTTGGTGGCATGGGGCCGAGTCACTCGAGAGCTCGGAGTCAATCCCCTTCCTTTTCGTGATCGTACTGTTGACACCCCTAGAAGTCTTCCATTTATCGAGTATGAGCACGAGGGTGCAGAGTTTATGTCGAAGCGAGTGAAAATAGAATATTTACTCGACGAAACTCTTCAAATCCAAAAGGATGTAGTTGtagaaaattttcatttcactcAAGAATTTCTCACCAAGCTCAAGGCAATCGCTTCCTCCAAGAATGTCCAAGACAAGCCTTACAGCACTTTCCAAAGCCTTGTGGCCCATTTATGGAGGGTTATGACTCGAGCTCGCAACCTACATGGTTCAGAAACTACCCTTATAAGAATCGCGATCGATGGACATATGAGATTAATCCCTCGAGCATCGGACGAGCACTTTGGAGTCCTCTGGGCATTACCAACAGCAAAAGTGGAGGACCTTTTGTGCGAGCCTCTTCCACATGCAACAAAGCTCATTCACGATGCCatcataaaagtaaaaaaagactACTTTAGGTCAATTGTTGACTTTGCAGATGACGAGGCGATTGAGGGAGATCTCATCCCCACAACAAACACGAACAAGCCCATATTTTTACCTGATTTGGAAGTTGAGAGTTGGTTGAGTTTTCCAGCTCATAACCTAGATTTTGGGACAGGTGGCCCTTTCTCTTTCATGCCATCTTTTTACTCAGTTGAAGGCATGATATTGCTTGTGCCATCATCCACTAGAGAAGGAGGAATTGATGCTTTCATTCCTCTACTCAAAGACAACTTGCCAACATTCAGGAAATTTTGTTATGCTATAGATTTCATGCAGCCCGATTAA